In Solanum pennellii chromosome 3, SPENNV200, a single window of DNA contains:
- the LOC107013960 gene encoding transcription factor bHLH112-like produces the protein MADEYFQDGVSGESLWINSTKNIFSLSSSTNCGSSILDPIIGQYNFAWPNDDQFLDMKNMSNNNDDYYSSSDDSIVFQEFPKNHNLGINGNSSSPDWNPSINVSMLQEKLNSRENYPNHNELKMNFSSIISEDNSLIKPIMNQDFTNYYSDLLQTLFANTDLHEEQPQQQSFNYPSSSINHRQKLKDFVPSLPKFDIEEIGESKLSSITKNNTNEQTNKRQRIETPSSLPTFKVRKEKLGDRITALQQLVSPFGKTDTASVLQEAIEYINFLHDQVNVFSNRYMKNRPPTQHQQVKELQEGLKQGLRSKGLCLVPISSTFPLAAETTMEFWTPTLMGTTFR, from the exons ATGGCTGATGAATATTTTCAAGATGGAGTCTCTGGAGAAAGCTTGTGGAttaattcaacaaaaaatatttttagtttgtcatcatcaacTAATTGTGGATCTTCAATTCTTGATCCAATTATTGGACAATATAATTTTGCATGGCCAAATGATGATCAATTTTTGGACAtgaaaaatatgtcaaataataatgatgattattattCTAGTTCTGATGATTCTATAGTTTTTCAAGAATTTCCCAAAAATCATAACTTGGGGATTAATGGAAATTCTTCTTCACCAGATTGGAATCCCTCAAT CAATGTTTCCATGCTACAAGAAAAACTCAATTCAAGAGAGAATTATCCTAATCATAATGAATTGAAGATGAATTTTTCCAGCATAATTAGTGAAGATAATTCCTTAATTAAACCAATTATGAATCAAGATTTCACTAATTACTATTCAGATTTGCTTCAAACATTGTTTGCTAATACTGATCTTCATGAAGAGCAACCTCAACAACAATCTTTCAATTATCCATCATCATCCATAAATCATAGACAAAAATTGAAGGATTTTGTACCTTCTTTGCCTAAG tttGATATTGAAGAAATTGGAGAGTCCAAATTAAGCTCAATTACCAAGAATAACACAAATGAACAAACAAACAAACGGCAGAGAATTGAGACACCATCATCATTGCCAACTTTTAAG gtgAGAAAAGAGAAACTGGGTGACAGGATAACTGCCCTCCAGCAATTGGTTTCACCTTTTGGAAAg ACAGATACAGCTTCAGTTCTCCAAGAAGCAATTGAATACATCAATTTTCTTCATGATCAAGTCAAt GTATTTAGCAATCGATATATGAAAAATCGACCACCCACACAACATCAACAG GTTAAGGAATTACAAGAAGGATTAAAACAAGGGTTAAGGAGCAAAGGACTATGTTTAGTACCAATATCAAGTACATTCCCATTAGCAGCTGAGACTACTATGGAATTTTGGACACCAACATTAATGGGAACAACATTCAGATAG